CGGTTTGAAGGGAACATTGCAATACATGTATAAGTactatttttgcttttaaaaaagGGGCAACCTACCTAATAAGAACACTGGAAGCAGGGTAAATGAAAGTTAAATGATTTTTCAGATATTTAAAATGATTATCATAATCAAGGGGAAAACTAAGGAATCAGCCGGACGCCAGCAAAAGACTTTGATTCCTATTCTTAGGCGAGTATACTTGTGGTAAACGAGGTGTGGCAGTGGGAGAGTTGTACTTTGTGGTACTCTATCAgaaattagtataaatttactcgtagtctatcgtgaatccgtgaatctgattggctatattactcgtagactatctgctgatagtctacagttgtgaatagccaatgaaaatcggctatcttgaacacgtgatgcttgttccacacctcagtgcacatcacgcgcgatgttgaaacctttgaattgccgatgtaaacacaataaaacattttttcctaaacgttactttacatttttatgcaatgagaccacgagtaaatttatactaaaacaattagactactcgccctcgttttctacgagcgatagtcaactcggctgcgcctcgttgactatctgctcgtagaaaactcgggctcgtagtctaattgttaaacaGTTTTGGGTCAATTCAGGATGCCCTCCTTTAGACAACTTAAGCAGGAAAAATCTGCACGTTATATTTTCCGTGCGGTAGCATTACATGAATTAAGGCgaagtagaaccgaacgaaaatcgcGTTTTCCGAcgtctctgacgtcatcgtcgtcctctcgtgacagaaataaatatggcggaatatggAGACAGTCGATCAACTTCCTCAAGGGATGCTCTCTCTGCTATTGCGATGCGAATCTTTTATCTCATGTAGTTAGAATCTGTTATGATCTCTGTGCCTCTTTCATCAAAGTTCCAAACTTAACTTTTCAGTGTGTTTTTACGGAATCTTCCCTTATCTGTATTGTTTAAATGAAGAATTCCACCCTTCTACGGGAATCAACGCCTCTCTTGCTGCCATCCCACCGATTCCTTAGTGTTGAGTAGTTAAAAATGCTATACCATTTTTAGTGACTGGTCGTAGATTGTAGAAGTCGTAACTTGATTTCTGTGAGCACGTTTCCTCCCGTCAATGCACGTTTGCTAAAGGCCACGAAACGTTTTAAGAGTACATAAATGTTCCTGTGTAATAGGCATCGTGTCTGGAAACGAACTAAGGTGCTTATTGTATTCCGTACCGTCTTTGGTCTCTGATGTTGACTTTACATCGTTTAACCAGTTTCTCTGactttcaaggatctttgatTTCTAAATTAAAAACATCCTTTTGCCTACCAAGTGATTTTTATCTTTACTTTTAAGcaaacgaaatcgtattttggGAGACAAGCTTTCGTGTCATACAGTTCATTTTCGACTTTACTGCTTTCAATTGTTTTTAAGAAAAACGCGAACAAAATGTCGATATCTTGAGCTTGATAATCATCAATCATTTTAGTATTTGATAATTTTGAATTCGCAATAAGATTATGACTCTATGAAGCAAACAATGTCTTATTTCCCTTTTGCGTGAAAAACTGGACCTCCAGGTTCAATGATAAGCGATATGTTTCTATACCTAAATAAAAATGAGTGTTTTTAATGTGCTTTACTACAAATTCTTTTTACACACGGCTGCAGAATTTTGTTTTGAACTAGCCTAACTGCGAAGGACCCATTTAACCTGGGATAAATTAAAGGGCGAGGGCAAATATTCTGTTCCATTTCTTACACCGatagaacattaaaaaatgaacTCCCTTTTCTCCTTGGCTTTGACTTCAAACTTAACACGCTATCTCGCTATGCACAGACTAAAGTTCACCTCCTCACTGCATAACTACTTTCCATGGCCACATGAGTGAGAAAATTAGAAATTAGAGGAATGTGCTTCAAGTTGGTGCGTCGAAAGCTTCAAGCATTTTCCTGGAAAAACACATCAGCTCGTAACTTCCAAATGACTAAAAATGGCCTATGAGATGTAGTTTGTTTGATGCCAGTATTCAAGTGAATCATTCAAAGTTTGTTGTCTCTTCAGAAAGTATTAAATTGGCCAAGGAGAGGAATAATACCTCGATATATAGACGAATAATGGACATTAAAAACTTAATTTCTTGGCTGGAATTCTTTATCCTTTCACCAAAATGGAGAGACACAGTCCGTGATTACTACCAATCAAAACTTTCTCAGAATAGCCCTGTATATCAATCTTTTGATCCAAATGAACTGGAAAGAGAGCCTAAGTCGAATAGCCGCTAATATTACAAAGCCATTCCTTCTGCTAAAATTCAAAGTTAAGTTTAGGTGGTTGCATTGGCCAATCCAAGCAGTTGACTAACTACGATCCAAGAGAGCAGTGTTTTGCACcttcaaataaaatatttgcgCGCAAATAGAATCTTTCAGCGCTATCCCTCCGATCCGAGTTTTTGTGCACGTGCGTTTTCACCACATAACATAAGTGAACACGTGGCAATGGCCCTCTGTTTCAGGGTCACAATTAATGCTACTCCCTCTTGGGAATTGTTACTAATGCCTGGAGTCACACGTCTCACGAGGTCATTCACTTGAAGCTGTTGCCCAGCGAAGACGTCGTGACTTTCCCCGCCCAACCCTGCCCAATTTTGGTATGGGTAGTGCCTTTTAGCTTTGCGTTTTTGCTGCCCTTACCTTTACTTAGCCAATATTGAATATTAAGTATTATTTACTTCTGTTAGTGAGAACGTTGAAAGAGATTTATTAAAGCGGCGGTGGGTTTTCAACCCTTAGCCATTAAGGTTCAAACATGATCCCTTTTATTTTGTTCTGCCGAGTAAAAAGAGCTCAGGCAAAAGCAGTACCCTAGCTAGTTTCTGAATTTACTACCGCTACGATGAACATTGGAACATGGGAGGCATAAAAGTTGTTAATATTCTCAGAGTGCCGATGCCGTGTAGCCTGAAAACCTTGTGCAACCTTCATTAATCAAATGCTCTGCCACAATATTGGGCAGAATGCGAATAAATTCAAagcgtttttattttttctcagCAAAGAAAGCACAGCCCCCTTTCAAATTAGCCCAATACAGACAAAGTGACCTTAAAAATGCATTTACCAGTAAATTCTGCAATTCTCCTTATGTTGGTTTTGGTTGTTGATCATTGTAGCGCTCTGCTGTGCACTTGTGCACTGTAGTGTCAGCGATTTGTCTCATCGGGGTTCGTGTAGCGCTTCTACGTGAGGACGACAAGTTCAATAACAACCAGCCCGTCATGTGGAAGAATCTTTTGCCCATCGAACTTGTGAGAGTCACGGCTATGCTAGAGAACTAGGATCCTTCGAAGCATCTGAGCATAGCCCTCTATATAAGGTACCACTCACAACGTAACCTAAACCCACATTATGTAACGCAGCCCATAGAAAACAACCTATATAACGACCGACATTAAAATATCGATAATTGGGTTGCCTTATCatatatttatacatttatGCCGACTTAGTTCAAGATGGAGCGCTTGTAAGACACGGTTCTTCGGGGATTCAGACCAGTACACGCCGCAATACGACCACAGAAAAGGGCAGAGGATGGTGCACATGGACACCAATGAGCCTCAGAATACCAGTAAGTTGCGAGCTTATCTCATGGTCTGAATGGAACACTAGCGACAGGAACGACGTGTGTATTGCAGGTCAGGGAACTCACGAGAGCTTCCGCAACAAAACAGTCAAGGAACTATGCTGAAGGGACTTGCACCTCGACAATATTAAAGAGGCGAAGCTCTTTCACCACAAAGCAGTCAAGTGTCAGCTGAATCCGTAGTTTGAATGAGACGATTGCACGAGAACGTCATGAATTGTTTTTTGAATGCCTTTGGCATTTTTAAGATCAGCCccaaataggccatttttgaCTATTTTGCCttgctatagcctctgcaaaatggccatttatgccacttttcaaaaacgtgtcatttttccaatatcaAGTGTTTCTTCGAGCCTATCTTTAAATAGAGCATATTAATTAATTAGAACTTTTGTCTTTGTGCCTCAACATACATCTCATCAAAGTCCCAAGACTAactttcgttgtttttttttgtttctccttGCCAGGGAACACCAAATCAGGAATCAGTGTGACAGTAATGATCAGCGGAAGTCTTTTCTTCATCTTCCTAGGAGGCCGCTGTTGTTACTGCTGCAAAAGCAATGGACAGGTCCACCCCTCTCAGATTCTAAAACAAATCATCCAATTTTTAACGTCATGCAGTTATTGTGTTGAATAAGGGGGCAGATCAAGATTCTATATAGCAAAGAATGTATCCTTGTTTTGCCTATATTTTCCGAGAAAAGGACTGAACTTGGTGAAATTAAACTTCGTTTTGAATGTACTTACCATTTCGCTTCATTTCTTTGACGGCAAGAACATAAACAATATAAACTACCACGTTCCACATGAGCGAGAAAATGAGAACTGAGAAGGATGTCTGTCAAGGTGGTGCCTCAAGCGTTTTGCCAGAAAAATTTGTTCTCGGTCTTAGATTTcgaatggccaaaaatggctcCTCAGGTGTTACAATTACTTCTATCTCCTCATTAACTATTTTGCTCGCGACGAAAACGGAATAACGCCTTGATATAGAGAGGAATACTGAAACGCAAAAACACTTTAAGGCTTGACTTCGTGACTGGAATTCAAACAGAGAGAGCCTTGGGCTCTACTAACTGTCAATCAAAAGGTTTTTCAAAATATCTCAAATTAAATCGGCTCAATTCACCTTCTCACGCACGAAACATGAACAAAAATGTATTCACCAGTTAATGCTACAATTCTCGCTTTGTTCCTTTTggtttttgatatttatttttccGGTTCATCAGGACGACCGCAAAGATGCTATCCTGTGGACTGTGTAGTCAGTGATTGGACTCTTTGGAGCTCATGCAGTTCTTCTATGAGCGAACAACAAGAATCGGAGTCTCGATCAAGATCAGTAACAACTCCCGTGTCATGTGAAGGAAAAGCTTGCCCATTGGAACTGGAGGAGACACGTGTGTGCTACGGAAGTAACACCCAGAACAGTCAAGGTATGTGCGAAGAGTTTTGTTCTATAGCCAAAATATGATTCGAACATTTAAGAAAAGAATGCCAAGTGCCTTTAATGGATGCTATTTATGTTTTGATAAGGTAAAACTGACCAACACCACCATATCAATCGGCCAAAGTTCTGTTGACAAAATCCGTCTGTCATTGGCTAATGATGGCAACATAACACTGAGCCGAAACTATTTTTTTCCAAGACAATACTCTGTATGTGAGCAGTTTCAGCTGAATACTATCGGCAGAGATGACAGAGTATGATATCATCAATGCCATCAAAGAAAACCCCAGGGATCGACGAGATTTCTGTTCGTGCTTAAACAGCGGCACCCCGCGATAATCTTCGGTGAAATATGTCAAGTTTTTCTACGCTGCCAAGCAAGTACAGATTTCTTTACTAAAACATCAGCTAAAAGATTGGCAACCAAGAAATAGTAGTCGCTTTCGAAAGGGATATTTTTGGATATTTCGGCAATTGTTGGCACTTAAAAAGGTCAACTGGCAATTTCGGATGAGCAAATGGTTAGATTGGAAGTTCTCGAAAGATAACGTTCAGCTAGCAATTTCTGAAATGAAAATATCATTCTCTACAATTTTCGGACACTTCAATTTTCATCCAAGATACCCGAACAGATTAAATTCTTCATCCCTTAAGACAGTCTTTCTACATTACAAGGAGCCTAGGAAACATCTCTCAAAGGCTTTTGGCTAAATTTGTTCGTTGAGCGCTCTTGTTTAAAAGAGTGCCTAGCACCGATTCCTCTAGTAATCACGTCTATTATCAACATTTCTATTGAATCACGCACCTCTTGAAAATAGACGCGGAAGTAACGCCTCTCCCTAAAACTGAAAACCATGAATTGCCAAGTAATAAAAAACCAATCTCCCTTTAACCGGTTTTATCAAAAATCTGTGAAAAAGTTGTGCACAAtcagttcaatttttttctgctgTAGACTTTGTATCGTCTTGCCAGCTTCTTACCATCGATCTATGATTTCTAGGTTTAGGACATCACTGTGGTTTCTAAGTGTTTAGCTTTATTGTGAAAGAAGAGAAATACTAGCTTGACATAACGCCGAAAACTGCGTGGGACACGAAAAATGCTTCTAATCACATTATTGGGTAAATAAACTAGCAGGGTTTTCATCTCAAGCAGCTCAAAGACTTGGGTGCCGCGAAAACTCAAACAATGAAATATTTACAGCCATCGTTCTCTTCGTAAATATATCATTCCATTCCGCATTCAAAGGCGTTCTAAATTTCCCTATTCCCTCAGTTGCTGCAATTGACATGGGAAAAGAACGAGGGTAGCCATTAGTGTATATTAACTGTACTTCTTAATGCCATGACATcgttaaaataaagaaaaataacaggGTCTTGCTTTTCGATACACCTAGAGAGTCCGAGTCTCttgagggtctgagttttccaTACACCCGAGAGGTCTAAGTTCTTTTGGGTTCTGAGTTTTCGATAGACCCGAGCGGTCTAATTTTTTgggggtctgaggtctgagttttcgtgacaccctAGTTTCACCCTAGTTTCAAGTTTGCACAAAGCAACTTCAAGTATCTCATTTCGTCTGGCAGACAGAAATTGTAACCTCTGCGGCATCAACCATAACTAAGACGAGGTGTTAATAACAGGGTCACaaaagctttgaaaacaaaGTCTCCCCTGCTTTAATTGGAATGGTAAGATTCAAAGAATTCcaaaatgacgaaaaaaaaacactgtacAGAAAAgccatgattaaaaaaaaaaagaacaatacgACAGATCACTTCAGAGCGCTTGACGAATGCAACCGGTTTGTTCGTGACAGGTTCTCAAGGCTGGCCTTGAGAACCTGTCACcaacatttctttcagttaATGCGATCTATCAGGAGGCAGATCAAGATTATATTTCCCGAGAAAAGGAGGAAGTTCGTGAAATAAAACATCAACTgattaagccttgtttttgtaaCCTTAAATAAAAAACCGAATGTTTTGAATGCACTTAACACTTCGCTCCATTTCTTTCGCGTTGCGTAATAAATAAACTCGGTCTTTTCCTTGGCTTCGAAAACTGCAAAATGGCTTGGTTGACACAATCTAACCACGTTCCACATCAATGTGTATCAAGTTGGTGCCTCCAGagttttacaagaaaaaaaataatgaattacTTTTTGCGTTtcaaatggtcaaaaatggcttCTGAAATTTTACATTTACGTCCTTATTGGCCCAATTCAAGCAATTTACCTTCTCATTAAGTATTTTGCTATCAACAAAAAGGAATAGGGGCCTTAAGCAATACGCTACGGCGGGCGCAaatacggctgccggaagtaaattttacccaaaatgagacactgcgcatgtacgCCTGTTGCATCAATCTGACCAGTCGGTTTGTTTTGCCGTAGTAGCTAGCTACTACGTGGGTTTATTTCGCTTGTCTGGCCCTTTCCAAGggacatctcggcattttaagaattccattggatgctatatcctttaaagtcaatttatGTCAAAGATTGTGTCAAGGTTGCCTCTAGTTAGCTTGTAAATCCATATCATGAATTTGCGATAAGTTTTGGCAAAGGTGTTGCTGATTGgcgaagtgagtcaagtgaaatcTTCGTATTCAGCACGAGTTTGGTTTTCTTTGGTTAAGCTTGCTTTGACGTTTTCGTGAAGATGTTTTATATCCTGATACTATACAATGCTATTTCGCTTCTTTGAGTATTAATATATTtgtgttcttcactcgatattctttgaCTTAATTTCGTCTCTGAAATACTATATTTCATGCGTTAACTTGTTGTTATTGTACAAAGTGTATAGCATTCGCTTTTGTTCAGAAATAATCTGTTCTTCCTAGAAAGGCGAACGACAGCCATCCTCCTTTAAGAGAAGCCACTTGGCTGtgagaaactaaataaaagagaTTTTAAACTCCTTAGCCCATGTTTCCTTCAAGTTTTGCTatgctaagctaaaaatttagCAGACCAAGGAGAAgtactctccccagacctttttagtcacggcagccgtagtagcaccagccgtactgatttgcttaaactccctaatagcaCCTTGATGCGGAGAGGAATACTAGGGCGCAAAACACTTTAAACATTGACTTCGTGACTGAAATTCAAATAAAGAGAGCCTCGGCTTCTAGTTACTGTAAATCAAAAGGTTTTAAAAGTACCTCCAATAAATTAACACGGTTTATGTTACAACGGCTCAATTCATTCTATACCCACAAAACACCAACAAAAATCTATTCACCAGCTAATGCTGCAATTCTCCTTCTGTTGGTTTTGGTTGTTGATATTCATTATTCCCTTGGATCAGGACGACAGCGAAGATGCTATCCTGAGGACTGCGAAGTCAGCGCTTGGTCTTATTGGAGCGCATGCAGTTCTTCTACGAGCGATGAACAAGAGTCTCGATCAAGATCAATAACTACCCCGTCATGTAGAGGAAAAGCTTGCCCAAAGAAACTGAAGGAGTCACGTCCATGCTACGGAAGTAACACCAATAAAGATCAAGGTATGTGCGAAGAGTTTTGTTTTATACTCAAAATATGATCCTAACATTAAAGACAAGAATGCCAAGTGCCTTTAATGCAATGCTATTTATGTTTTGATAAGGTAAAATTGCTTTGAACGATGAATAAGAATCACGATCATTATCATTATATAATGCATCAAGTAGTTCAGTAGAGGGTTTTCGTTCTCGTTCAGTAAACGTTCGGTGTTACGAATCGAAAGCTAACCTACACCATATCAGTCGGCTGAAGAGAAGAGGCACAAACTGAACCGACACTATTTTGTTCCAAGACAATGCTCGTCGGCAGAGATGAGATCGTATGATATCATCAATGCCCTCAAAAAAAGCCCAGGGATCGTCGAGATTCTTCGAGTAGTCACCGGCGGCTAGTATCAACACTTCTTTTGAATCATGCATATTTCCCACCACTCGAAAATTAGCTGAAGTAACGCCTCTCTGTAAAACTGAAAACCATGAGTTGGCAAATCATGATAACAGACCAATCTCGCTTCTGCCGGGTTTATAAAGTTCTGTGAAGAACTGAGTTGTACATGATCAATTCACTTCTCATTTGCAATCAAACGATAGGCTAACGACACCTCAAAGAAGCAACAAGAATTGGCATTCGACCAAAACATCTCTTACAGAAACAACCGACACCACTCTAAGAGCTATAGAGCAAAGGATGTTGACTGCGGCAGTGTTTTTAGATATGAGCAAGACCTTTGACAGCGTTAATCACGAAACCCTGATCTTGAAATTGCAAAATGCAGGCGACTCAAAATCAGTTATTCAGTGGATTCTGACTACACTAtcacaaaacaatcaatgtgaaatagtttattgagGAATGGTCAGTCAGTCACCCGACAACAGCAATGTGTCCTAATATATAGCAACTACAACATACAATATGCTAGAAAGTCTAACttgaaaaagcttgaaaaattaagtgtaccacgccagatacgaaaaattactaaaaaaccactctttagatgtggccaaaaaatatgtggaaacgtattccccatCTAGTGCAGCGGCACAGAACCTCGGGGAAGAGGTACAAAGAAACCCATAACTCCATAGGAAAAAAATTTAACTAGATTTGACAATAGTAAACAGAGCGACTGACTGAGCTAGAATGATAAATACTTCccgctaaaacattaaatactCAAAACTCTCCCCTGAGAATACTAAAACCTCTCAATCGTGCCATCAGAATAgcaatttctgactaattcaTTCCTAAGTcactcaaccgtcagaaattacatttttgtAGCTGGCTTAATGATATGCAACAATTGGTAAGCCATCCATTTGTCGCTGTCTGAACTCTTATCCATCAGCGGCGGTGTTTTTACAATTGCaatcttatttttatttttatacttTATTCTTTTGAAAAGCCTCTTAGGGGAAAATCAATAAAGCAAGTATGAAGTATAAGTAAGTTCGAAACTTACGTACTTTGCAAAATGTCTGGTGATATTGCTTTAACTTAACTGCGGCGTTGTTTCTACAAGCGATTGCTGGCCAGCACCTAGTGACAACATGAATCCTTTATCAACTGCGAGAGAAAAAATTTGCTAAATCGGTTAACCATCCCTCACTTTAAGAATCAGCAACCTCGTCTCCAGGACCTCTACCTTGACGCCAAAGGAACGGAGGttctgggaacaaggttgaagaAACTGCAAAAAAGTCATACCAATAATGAAGAAAAGCGATCTTTCCTGGTTGATTTAAATATAAGCAGCAATGCAAGAAAAGACGTTGACTACTTGAGTAGCTTTGCCTGGAGAAATTTAATGAATTTTCTTCCGTTATAAACTTTTGTGAGGGGATAAATCACCACACTCAGGTTGCATCCTTCACCAAGTTCGTCCTACGTGGATGATTTTGTTCTTTGAGTGTATGTGCTGACAGCAGTTCTCGATTACtatggctaaagaaaaaaaactcaactGAAAGAACTTCGAATTCCTATCCTAAAAAAGCACGAAGGCAATTGAAACCCGCAATATGACGTTGGTGGAAAGACTTATTTCACTGCtacaaagatgatgatgatggtgatgggGATGATGATTCAAATTTAATTACATGATAATTACTTTTGTGTATAACAGGCAAATGTTCTTTGGTCAGGTAGGCAAATAACGTTCAGTATGCATGAGCATTTTTTTTGCTAATGTGAAGTGTTCGCTTTGAAATCCAAACGATAGGAATGACTAATGCTGGAATTGGCTATTTCAGGTCCATACcgtccgatttgacctgtccgattacaaacgcttgtaatcggacaggccaaaaGGGACAGTTAAGCAACCAATAGAAATTAAGCACTcctaagcagccaataaaaataaaGCACTCCACGCCACTAGATAATAAATTTGAACTACCTAACCCActctagccaatcaaaatgaaggaaaatctCCTGTGAGCAGATAGACAGGTgcacattgaaaacaaacatggacgaaattaactggtccaatgacATTTATTCAGATGTGTTTTCCTCAGATT
The nucleotide sequence above comes from Acropora muricata isolate sample 2 chromosome 12, ASM3666990v1, whole genome shotgun sequence. Encoded proteins:
- the LOC136893099 gene encoding spondin-1-like; this translates as MYSPVNATILALFLLVFDIYFSGSSGRPQRCYPVDCVVSDWTLWSSCSSSMSEQQESESRSRSVTTPVSCEGKACPLELEETRVCYGSNTQNSQGRQRRCYPEDCEVSAWSYWSACSSSTSDEQESRSRSITTPSCRGKACPKKLKESRPCYGSNTNKDQGNRDTTKTRGLTISISMSGGILFVMLCICCWKCGVCE